A region of Subtercola boreus DNA encodes the following proteins:
- the msrA gene encoding peptide-methionine (S)-S-oxide reductase MsrA — translation MATTETANLAGGCFWGAQQLIRRRPGVISTRVGYSGGDTPNATYRNHGDHAEAVEIVFDPSIISYRDLLEFFFQIHDPSTKNRQGNDVGRSYRSAIYYTTDEQKAIALDTIADVDASGLWPGKVVTEVEPAGAFWEAEDEHQDYLEKYPAGYTCHYVRPGWKLPHREEQPA, via the coding sequence ATGGCAACGACTGAGACCGCAAACCTCGCCGGCGGATGTTTCTGGGGAGCGCAGCAGCTGATCCGCCGCCGTCCGGGAGTCATCTCGACGCGGGTGGGTTACTCGGGTGGCGACACACCGAACGCCACGTACCGCAACCACGGCGACCACGCTGAGGCCGTCGAGATCGTCTTCGACCCGTCGATCATCTCGTACCGCGATCTGCTGGAGTTCTTCTTCCAGATCCACGACCCGTCGACCAAGAACCGCCAGGGCAACGATGTCGGCCGCAGCTACCGCTCGGCGATCTACTACACGACAGACGAGCAGAAGGCTATCGCGCTCGACACCATCGCCGACGTCGACGCTTCCGGTCTCTGGCCGGGCAAGGTCGTCACCGAGGTCGAGCCCGCCGGCGCGTTCTGGGAGGCCGAGGACGAGCACCAGGACTACCTCGAGAAGTACCCGGCCGGGTACACCTGCCACTACGTGCGCCCGGGTTGGAAGCTCCCGCACCGCGAGGAGCAGCCCGCCTGA
- the msrB gene encoding peptide-methionine (R)-S-oxide reductase MsrB — MTTVYRKDPTTLETLTPEQFAVTQQNATERAFSGEFWDTHDDGIYVDIVSGEPLFASTDKYDSRSGWPSFTRPIDPANVVRHDDKTYGMVRTEVRSANGDSHLGHLFDDGPVAEGGLRYCINSAALRFIPLDELEAKGYGDYRSLFDTKEA, encoded by the coding sequence ATGACCACTGTGTACCGCAAAGACCCCACCACCCTTGAAACGCTGACCCCCGAGCAGTTCGCTGTGACCCAGCAGAACGCCACGGAGCGCGCGTTCTCGGGTGAGTTCTGGGACACCCACGATGACGGCATCTACGTCGACATCGTCTCCGGCGAGCCGCTGTTCGCCTCCACCGACAAGTACGACTCCCGGTCCGGCTGGCCGAGCTTCACCCGGCCGATCGATCCGGCCAACGTCGTGCGCCACGACGACAAGACCTACGGGATGGTTCGCACCGAAGTTCGTTCGGCGAATGGCGACAGCCACCTGGGCCACCTGTTCGACGACGGCCCCGTCGCAGAGGGTGGTCTGCGCTACTGCATCAATTCCGCGGCACTCAGGTTCATCCCCTTGGACGAGCTCGAGGCCAAGGGCTACGGTGACTACCGCAGCCTGTTCGACACGAAGGAGGCCTGA